The Peptococcaceae bacterium genome has a segment encoding these proteins:
- a CDS encoding Nif3-like dinuclear metal center hexameric protein: protein MAVSCQRVINILEEFAPLELAQDWDSIGLQAGDPAQPVSRVFLSLDLTPAVLAEASDAGADLLVVHHTPFFRPLQNFRMDQPAGRLLAEIIKRGMALYTAHTNLDATWGGVNDILASKLDLRETAVLSAGWKQKLYKLVVFVPHDYLEQVSTAVSRAGAGWIGNYSDCTFRVRGTGTFRPLEGTNPFIGSRGKLEEVEETRLETIVSEEILPRAVGAMIKAHPYEEVAYDLYPLTNEGKTAGLGRVGRLPCPMTLASFVEKVKEKLAVNTVRCCGPAQKIVEKVAVCGGRGASYMHQALLAGAQVLLTADVKYHEAQEALACDLALVDAGHFATENPVIQAMAGIIRNQLAQEGVTVMVSQICTDPFYYL from the coding sequence ATGGCTGTCAGCTGTCAAAGAGTGATCAACATTTTGGAGGAGTTTGCACCGCTGGAGCTGGCTCAAGATTGGGACAGCATCGGCCTGCAGGCGGGTGACCCGGCCCAGCCGGTTAGCAGGGTCTTCCTTTCTCTCGATCTCACACCGGCTGTGCTGGCCGAAGCATCCGACGCCGGGGCGGACCTGCTGGTTGTCCACCACACACCATTTTTCAGACCCCTGCAGAATTTCAGAATGGATCAACCGGCCGGGCGCCTGCTCGCCGAAATAATTAAAAGAGGGATGGCCCTTTACACCGCGCATACAAACCTGGACGCAACGTGGGGCGGGGTGAACGACATCCTGGCCAGCAAACTTGATTTGCGGGAGACGGCGGTGCTTTCCGCAGGCTGGAAGCAAAAGCTTTACAAGCTGGTTGTTTTCGTTCCCCACGACTACCTCGAGCAGGTGAGCACAGCCGTTTCCCGGGCTGGGGCTGGCTGGATCGGCAATTATTCGGACTGCACCTTCAGGGTGCGCGGCACGGGAACCTTTCGTCCACTGGAAGGCACGAACCCGTTTATCGGGAGCCGGGGCAAACTGGAAGAAGTTGAAGAAACACGGCTGGAAACTATAGTTTCCGAAGAAATCCTGCCCCGGGCTGTCGGGGCCATGATAAAAGCCCATCCATACGAGGAAGTGGCTTACGACTTGTATCCCCTGACCAACGAGGGCAAGACGGCGGGCCTGGGGAGAGTGGGCCGACTGCCCTGTCCCATGACTCTGGCTTCTTTTGTGGAAAAGGTCAAGGAAAAACTGGCCGTTAACACGGTCCGCTGCTGCGGGCCGGCCCAGAAAATAGTCGAAAAAGTCGCAGTCTGCGGCGGAAGAGGGGCTTCCTACATGCACCAGGCGCTTCTGGCAGGCGCTCAGGTGCTGCTGACCGCCGATGTGAAGTACCATGAAGCCCAGGAAGCGCTGGCCTGTGACCTGGCGCTGGTGGATGCGGGACATTTCGCCACCGAAAACCCGGTTATCCAGGCAATGGCCGGTATCATACGAAATCAACTGGCGCAAGAAGGGGTAACTGTAATGGTATCACAAATCTGCACCGACCCTTTTTACTATTTATAA
- a CDS encoding C4-type zinc ribbon domain-containing protein, protein MEQEKLIWQLQEFVQEEYLLRKKSELKPLVEHLKKLREDIKRVEAEADGLQRQAAETERKAQELEKKVSLINKQIKGGKEKLYGAKGSSLKELLSLQQSVLKKESEAEKGEVLYWEMLKKAEELRSGQKQAREAIKQLKREYNDNVKVYREKLQQIELKLAENRLKQEKIREKLKPEVLSFFQEVEKKFPGNPVAVVKGGACSGCHIAMPSILVGRIREGGKIYRCENCGRILINILEY, encoded by the coding sequence ATGGAGCAAGAGAAGCTTATCTGGCAGCTTCAGGAATTTGTGCAAGAAGAGTACCTTTTGAGGAAAAAGAGCGAATTAAAGCCTTTAGTCGAACATTTGAAAAAGCTGCGGGAAGACATAAAACGGGTTGAAGCGGAGGCTGACGGACTGCAGCGGCAGGCTGCGGAAACGGAGCGCAAGGCGCAGGAGTTGGAAAAGAAGGTCAGCCTGATCAACAAGCAGATAAAGGGCGGCAAGGAAAAACTTTACGGGGCGAAAGGCAGTTCCCTCAAAGAACTGCTAAGCCTCCAGCAGTCTGTTCTGAAAAAAGAGTCCGAAGCCGAAAAGGGAGAGGTTCTATACTGGGAGATGTTGAAAAAGGCGGAAGAATTGAGGAGCGGTCAAAAGCAGGCGCGGGAAGCGATCAAGCAGCTTAAGAGAGAATACAACGATAATGTCAAGGTTTACAGGGAAAAGCTGCAGCAGATAGAATTGAAACTGGCTGAAAACAGGCTTAAACAGGAAAAAATCAGGGAGAAGCTGAAGCCTGAGGTGCTGAGCTTTTTTCAGGAAGTGGAAAAAAAGTTTCCCGGCAACCCGGTGGCCGTAGTTAAAGGAGGGGCCTGTTCCGGCTGTCATATAGCCATGCCGTCCATCCTGGTCGGCCGTATCAGGGAAGGCGGGAAAATATACCGCTGTGAAAACTGCGGGAGGATCCTGATTAATATTCTTGAATATTAA
- a CDS encoding pyruvate carboxyltransferase: MNTPWKTDKWFTSPWNFVEEVRRTHQFAGKIKFHDVSLRDGEQQARLVFNKDQKVALAEKLAEIGIHRIEAGMPAVSKQDAEAIKEIVKRNLGPEIFAFARCMKEDVKRAVDCGVQGIVVEIPSSEHIIKYAYRWELQKAIDLSIEATLFAKENGLYTVFFPIDGSRAEMGWFLDLIEKVAKEGHMDALVCVDTFGGLAPSASAYMIKKVKERIKDKPIEVHFHDDFGMGAANTVLALAAGADVAHTTISGIGERAGNAPYEDVALTLLTMYGVDTGLKYEKMYGLSKFLREMCGLQVRQNRGIIGDDIGKIESGIIAEWYRNAKDVAPLELSPYLYSLTGHPDFELVIGKNSGLPTVEIYLDRLGLTARDDDQKMEILLAVKEKSFEKAGLLTVEEFAEIANKVLQKNWPK; the protein is encoded by the coding sequence ATGAATACGCCGTGGAAAACAGACAAATGGTTTACCAGCCCGTGGAATTTTGTGGAAGAAGTGAGGCGAACACACCAATTTGCAGGGAAAATAAAGTTTCACGATGTCTCTTTACGTGATGGCGAGCAGCAGGCCAGGCTGGTATTCAACAAGGACCAGAAGGTCGCCCTGGCCGAAAAGCTGGCCGAGATCGGCATTCACAGGATCGAAGCGGGAATGCCCGCCGTTTCCAAGCAGGATGCCGAAGCAATCAAGGAAATAGTAAAAAGAAACCTGGGCCCGGAAATTTTCGCTTTTGCCAGGTGCATGAAAGAAGACGTTAAACGGGCCGTGGACTGCGGCGTCCAGGGGATTGTTGTCGAAATACCTTCCAGCGAACACATCATCAAATATGCTTACAGATGGGAGCTGCAGAAAGCGATCGACCTTTCCATTGAGGCGACGCTTTTCGCCAAGGAAAACGGGCTTTATACCGTGTTCTTCCCCATCGACGGGAGCAGGGCGGAGATGGGCTGGTTTTTGGACCTCATTGAAAAAGTGGCCAAAGAAGGGCACATGGACGCCCTGGTGTGCGTGGATACATTCGGCGGGCTGGCGCCCAGCGCATCCGCCTATATGATCAAAAAAGTAAAGGAACGGATCAAGGACAAACCAATCGAGGTTCATTTCCACGACGACTTCGGCATGGGAGCGGCCAATACCGTCCTGGCACTGGCAGCCGGCGCCGATGTGGCTCATACCACCATCTCGGGAATTGGCGAGCGCGCCGGCAACGCCCCGTATGAAGACGTGGCCTTGACGCTGCTCACCATGTACGGTGTCGATACGGGACTGAAATATGAAAAAATGTACGGCCTGTCCAAATTCTTGAGGGAGATGTGCGGGCTGCAGGTCCGGCAGAACAGGGGGATCATCGGTGATGACATCGGCAAGATTGAATCCGGAATAATTGCGGAATGGTACCGGAATGCAAAAGATGTCGCCCCGCTGGAGCTCTCGCCGTATCTCTATTCTTTGACCGGGCATCCAGACTTTGAGCTGGTTATAGGCAAAAACAGCGGCCTGCCAACTGTGGAGATTTACCTTGACCGGCTGGGTTTAACCGCCAGGGATGACGACCAGAAAATGGAGATACTGCTCGCCGTCAAAGAAAAATCCTTTGAAAAAGCGGGGCTGTTAACAGTTGAAGAGTTTGCCGAGATAGCGAATAAGGTTTTGCAGAAAAACTGGCCTAAATAA